Proteins co-encoded in one Mycobacterium mantenii genomic window:
- the carA gene encoding glutamine-hydrolyzing carbamoyl-phosphate synthase small subunit, with protein sequence MSKALLVLEDGRVFTGTPFGEIGQTLGEAVFSTGMSGYQETLTDPSYHRQIVVATAPQIGNTGWNGEDAESRGDKIWVAGYAVRDPSPRPSNWRATGTLEDELVRQHIVGIAGIDTRAVVRHLRTRGSMKAGVFSGDALADADELLQRVRGQQSMLGADLAGEVSTPDTYIVEPEGSPRFTVAALDLGIKTNTPRNFARRGVRTHVLASSTTYEQIADINPDGVFLSNGPGDPATADHIVAVTREVLGAGIPLFGICFGNQILGRALGLSTYKMVFGHRGINIPVIDHATGRVAVTAQNHGFALEGEAGQSFDTPFGAAVVSHTCANDGVVEGVKLGDGQAFSVQYHPEAAAGPHDAEYLFDQFIDLMAAPNRGRGR encoded by the coding sequence GTGAGCAAAGCATTGTTGGTACTCGAGGACGGCCGCGTCTTCACCGGCACGCCGTTCGGCGAGATTGGCCAAACACTGGGCGAGGCCGTGTTTTCCACCGGCATGTCCGGCTATCAGGAGACGCTGACCGACCCCAGTTACCACCGGCAGATCGTGGTGGCCACCGCGCCGCAGATCGGCAACACCGGCTGGAACGGCGAGGACGCCGAGAGCCGCGGCGACAAGATCTGGGTCGCCGGCTACGCGGTGCGCGATCCGTCGCCGCGCCCGTCCAACTGGCGGGCCACCGGAACCCTGGAGGACGAACTGGTCCGCCAGCACATCGTGGGGATCGCCGGCATCGACACCCGCGCGGTGGTGCGGCATCTGCGCACCCGCGGCTCGATGAAGGCGGGCGTGTTCTCCGGTGACGCGCTCGCGGATGCGGACGAACTGCTGCAGCGGGTGCGGGGACAGCAGTCGATGCTGGGCGCCGACCTGGCCGGCGAGGTCAGCACGCCGGACACCTACATCGTGGAACCGGAAGGCTCACCGCGATTTACGGTGGCCGCGCTGGACCTGGGCATCAAGACCAACACGCCGCGCAACTTCGCCCGGCGCGGCGTCCGCACCCACGTGCTGGCATCGTCGACGACCTACGAGCAGATCGCCGACATCAATCCCGACGGGGTGTTCCTGTCCAACGGCCCCGGCGACCCCGCCACCGCCGATCACATCGTCGCGGTCACCCGCGAGGTGCTGGGCGCCGGAATCCCATTGTTCGGCATCTGTTTCGGCAACCAGATCCTGGGCCGGGCGCTGGGACTGTCCACCTACAAGATGGTGTTCGGTCACCGCGGCATCAACATCCCGGTGATCGACCACGCCACCGGTCGGGTGGCCGTCACCGCCCAAAACCACGGCTTTGCACTCGAGGGGGAGGCCGGCCAATCCTTCGACACGCCGTTCGGTGCGGCGGTGGTCAGCCACACCTGTGCCAACGACGGAGTCGTCGAAGGCGTGAAACTCGGCGACGGGCAGGCCTTCTCGGTCCAGTACCACCCGGAGGCCGCGGCCGGCCCGCACGATGCGGAGTACTTGTTCGACCAATTCATCGATTTGATGGCGGCCCCAAACCGCGGAAGGGGGCGGTAG
- the carB gene encoding carbamoyl-phosphate synthase large subunit encodes MPRRTDLQHVLVIGSGPIVIGQACEFDYSGTQACRVLRAEGLQVSLVNSNPATIMTDPEYADHTYVEPITAAFVEKVIAQQAERGNKIDALLATLGGQTALNTAVALYENGALERHGVELIGADFDAIQRGEDRQMFKDIVAKVGGESARSRVCFTMEEVRETVEELGLPVVVRPSFTMGGLGSGMARSVEEVDRMAGAGLAESPSANVLIEESIYGWKEFELELMRDGNDNVVVVCSIENFDPMGVHTGDSVTVAPAMTLTDREYQRMRDLGIAILREVGVDTGGCNIQFAINPADGRLIVIEMNPRVSRSSALASKATGFPIAKIAAKLAIGYTLDEIVNDITKETPACFEPTLDYVVVKAPRFAFEKFPGADPTLTTTMKSVGEAMSLGRNFIEALGKVMRSLETGRAGFWTKPDPDGDVADVLTRLRTPTEGRLYDIELALRQGASVERVAEVSGVDPWFVAQIGQLIELRAELIAAPVLDADLLRRGKHSGLSDRQIAALRPELAGENGVRSLRERLGVHPVYKTVDTCAAEFEAKTPYHYSSYELDPAAETEVAPQTEKPKVLILGSGPNRIGQGIEFDYSCVHAATTLSQAGFETIMVNCNPETVSTDYDTADRLYFEPLTFEDVLEVFRAEQQSAGDGPGVAGVIVQLGGQTPLGLAQRLADAGVPIVGTPPEAIDLAEDRGAFGDVLTAAGLPAPKYGTATTFAQARRIAEDIGYPVLVRPSYVLGGRGMEIVYDEETLRGYITRATELSPEHPVLVDRFLEDAVEIDVDALCDGTEVYIGGIMEHIEEAGIHSGDSACALPPVTLGRSDIEKVRRATEAIAHGIGVVGLLNVQYALKDDVLYVLEANPRASRTVPFVSKATAIPLAKACARIMLGANISQLREEGMLAASGDGAHAAQDAPIAVKEAVLPFHRFRRADGAAIDSLLGPEMKSTGEVMGIDRDFGSAFAKSQTAAYGSLPAQGTIFVSVANRDKRSLVFPVKRLADLGFRVLATEGTAEMLRRNGIPCDEVRKHFEDPQPGRPATSAVDAIKAGEVDMVINTPYGNSGPRIDGYEIRSAAVSVNIPCVTTVQGASAAVQGIEAGIRGDIGVRSLQELHSQMSDKGAR; translated from the coding sequence GTGCCGCGTCGTACCGACTTGCAGCACGTGCTGGTGATCGGCTCGGGCCCGATCGTGATCGGTCAGGCCTGCGAGTTCGACTACTCCGGGACCCAGGCCTGCCGGGTACTGCGCGCGGAGGGGTTGCAGGTCAGCCTGGTCAACTCCAACCCGGCCACCATCATGACCGACCCGGAGTACGCCGACCACACCTACGTCGAGCCGATCACCGCCGCCTTCGTGGAGAAGGTGATCGCCCAGCAGGCCGAGCGCGGCAACAAGATCGACGCGCTGCTGGCCACCCTGGGCGGGCAGACGGCGTTGAACACCGCGGTCGCGCTGTATGAGAACGGCGCGCTGGAGCGCCACGGCGTCGAGCTCATCGGCGCCGACTTCGACGCCATCCAGCGCGGCGAGGACCGCCAGATGTTCAAGGACATCGTCGCCAAGGTGGGCGGCGAATCCGCCCGCAGCCGAGTGTGTTTCACCATGGAAGAGGTCCGCGAGACGGTCGAGGAGCTCGGTCTGCCGGTCGTGGTGCGGCCCAGCTTCACCATGGGCGGCCTGGGTTCGGGGATGGCGCGATCGGTCGAGGAGGTCGACCGGATGGCCGGCGCCGGGCTGGCCGAAAGCCCGAGCGCCAACGTGCTGATCGAGGAATCGATCTACGGCTGGAAGGAATTCGAGCTCGAGCTGATGCGCGACGGCAACGACAACGTCGTCGTGGTGTGCTCGATCGAGAACTTCGACCCGATGGGCGTGCACACCGGTGACTCGGTCACCGTCGCGCCCGCCATGACGCTGACCGACCGCGAATACCAGCGGATGCGAGACCTGGGCATCGCGATCCTGCGCGAGGTCGGGGTGGACACCGGCGGCTGCAACATCCAGTTCGCGATCAACCCTGCCGACGGCCGGCTGATCGTCATCGAGATGAACCCCCGGGTGTCGCGGTCGAGCGCGCTGGCGTCCAAGGCCACCGGCTTTCCCATCGCCAAGATCGCCGCCAAGCTGGCCATCGGGTACACGCTCGACGAGATCGTCAACGACATCACCAAGGAGACCCCGGCCTGCTTCGAGCCCACCCTGGACTACGTGGTGGTCAAGGCGCCGCGGTTCGCGTTCGAGAAGTTCCCGGGCGCCGATCCCACGCTGACCACCACCATGAAATCCGTCGGCGAGGCAATGTCGCTGGGCCGCAACTTTATTGAGGCGCTCGGCAAGGTGATGCGCTCGCTGGAGACCGGCCGCGCCGGTTTCTGGACCAAGCCCGACCCCGACGGTGACGTCGCCGACGTGCTGACCCGGCTGCGGACGCCGACCGAGGGCCGGCTCTACGACATCGAACTGGCGCTGCGGCAGGGCGCGTCGGTCGAGCGGGTCGCCGAGGTTAGCGGGGTGGACCCGTGGTTCGTCGCGCAGATCGGCCAGCTGATCGAGCTGCGCGCCGAGCTGATCGCCGCCCCGGTGCTCGACGCCGACCTGTTGCGCCGCGGCAAGCACAGCGGGTTATCGGATCGCCAGATCGCCGCGCTGCGGCCCGAATTGGCCGGCGAGAACGGGGTGCGGTCGCTGCGCGAGCGCCTCGGTGTGCACCCGGTGTACAAAACCGTCGACACCTGCGCGGCCGAGTTCGAGGCCAAGACGCCATATCACTACAGCAGCTACGAGCTGGACCCGGCCGCCGAGACCGAGGTGGCGCCGCAGACCGAGAAGCCCAAGGTGCTGATTCTGGGGTCGGGGCCCAACCGCATCGGGCAGGGCATCGAGTTCGACTACAGCTGCGTGCATGCGGCGACGACATTGAGCCAGGCGGGCTTTGAGACCATCATGGTCAACTGCAATCCGGAGACGGTGTCCACCGACTACGACACCGCGGACCGCCTGTATTTCGAGCCGCTGACCTTCGAAGACGTTCTCGAGGTGTTCCGTGCCGAGCAGCAGTCGGCGGGCGACGGCCCCGGTGTGGCGGGGGTGATCGTGCAACTCGGCGGCCAGACGCCACTCGGGCTGGCGCAGCGCCTGGCCGACGCGGGCGTACCGATCGTCGGCACTCCGCCGGAGGCCATCGACCTGGCCGAGGACCGCGGCGCCTTCGGCGACGTGCTCACCGCGGCCGGCCTGCCGGCCCCGAAGTACGGCACCGCAACCACTTTCGCCCAGGCCAGGCGGATCGCCGAGGACATCGGATACCCGGTGCTGGTGCGGCCGTCCTACGTGCTGGGCGGACGGGGCATGGAGATCGTCTACGACGAGGAGACGCTGCGGGGCTACATCACCCGCGCCACCGAGCTCTCACCCGAGCACCCGGTGCTCGTCGACCGCTTCCTGGAGGACGCGGTGGAGATCGACGTCGACGCGCTGTGCGACGGCACCGAGGTGTACATCGGCGGCATCATGGAGCACATCGAGGAGGCCGGCATCCACTCCGGCGATTCGGCGTGCGCGCTGCCGCCGGTGACGCTGGGCCGCAGCGACATCGAGAAGGTGCGCCGCGCGACCGAGGCCATCGCCCACGGGATCGGCGTGGTGGGACTGCTCAACGTGCAGTACGCGCTCAAGGACGATGTGCTCTACGTCCTGGAGGCCAACCCGCGGGCCAGCCGCACGGTGCCGTTCGTGTCGAAGGCCACCGCGATCCCGCTCGCCAAGGCGTGCGCCCGGATCATGCTGGGCGCCAACATTTCTCAGCTTCGCGAGGAGGGGATGCTGGCGGCGTCCGGCGACGGGGCCCACGCGGCGCAGGACGCCCCGATCGCGGTCAAGGAGGCCGTGCTGCCCTTCCACCGTTTCCGCCGCGCCGACGGGGCCGCCATCGACTCGCTGCTGGGCCCGGAGATGAAATCCACCGGCGAGGTGATGGGAATCGATCGGGACTTCGGCAGCGCCTTCGCCAAGAGCCAGACGGCCGCCTACGGCTCGCTGCCGGCCCAGGGCACCATCTTCGTCTCGGTGGCCAACCGGGACAAGCGCTCGCTGGTCTTCCCGGTCAAGCGGCTGGCCGATCTGGGTTTCCGCGTTCTCGCCACCGAGGGGACGGCGGAGATGTTGCGCCGCAACGGAATCCCTTGCGATGAGGTGCGCAAGCATTTCGAAGATCCGCAGCCGGGCCGCCCCGCGACCTCGGCGGTGGACGCGATCAAGGCCGGCGAGGTCGACATGGTGATCAACACGCCCTACGGCAACTCCGGGCCGCGCATCGACGGCTACGAAATCCGTTCGGCCGCAGTCTCGGTCAACATCCCCTGCGTCACCACCGTGCAGGGCGCCTCGGCCGCGGTCCAGGGCATCGAGGCCGGCATCCGCGGCGACATCGGCGTGCGCAGCCTGCAGGAACTGCACAGCCAGATGTCGGACAAAGGCGCGCGGTGA
- the pyrF gene encoding orotidine-5'-phosphate decarboxylase, which yields MTGFGVRLADAKAQRGPLCVGIDPHPELLRAWDLPTTADGLAAFCDICIEAFSGFAVVKPQVAFFEAYGAAGFAVLERTIAALRSAGVLVLADAKRGDIGTTMAAYAAAWAGDSPLAADAVTATPYLGFGSLRPLLEAAAAHDRGVFVLAATSNPEGATVQRAAFDGRTVAQLVVDQAAVVNKSFTPSGPGYVGVVVGATVLEAPDLSALGGPVLVPGLGVQGGRPEALAGLGGADPGQLLPAVAREVLRAGPGVAELRAAADRMLDAVAYLGAL from the coding sequence GTGACCGGGTTCGGCGTCCGGCTGGCGGACGCGAAAGCGCAACGCGGGCCGCTGTGCGTGGGCATCGACCCACATCCCGAGCTGCTGCGCGCCTGGGATCTGCCCACCACCGCCGACGGCCTGGCCGCGTTCTGCGACATCTGCATCGAGGCATTTTCCGGATTCGCCGTCGTCAAACCCCAAGTGGCGTTCTTCGAGGCCTACGGCGCCGCGGGATTCGCGGTGCTGGAACGCACCATCGCGGCCCTGCGATCGGCCGGGGTGCTGGTGCTGGCCGACGCGAAACGCGGCGACATCGGGACGACGATGGCGGCCTATGCGGCCGCCTGGGCGGGTGATTCGCCGCTGGCCGCCGATGCCGTGACGGCCACCCCCTACCTGGGCTTCGGCTCGCTGCGGCCGCTGCTGGAAGCCGCCGCGGCGCACGACCGCGGGGTGTTCGTGCTGGCGGCCACCTCCAATCCCGAGGGCGCGACCGTGCAGCGTGCCGCCTTCGACGGCCGCACGGTGGCCCAGCTGGTCGTCGACCAGGCGGCGGTGGTGAACAAGTCCTTCACGCCGTCCGGGCCCGGCTACGTCGGCGTGGTGGTCGGCGCGACGGTGCTCGAGGCGCCCGACCTCAGTGCGCTGGGCGGACCGGTGCTGGTGCCTGGCCTGGGCGTGCAGGGCGGTCGGCCCGAGGCGCTCGCCGGGCTGGGCGGCGCGGATCCCGGGCAGCTGTTGCCCGCGGTGGCCCGCGAGGTGCTGCGGGCGGGACCGGGTGTGGCGGAGCTGCGTGCGGCCGCCGATCGCATGCTGGACGCGGTCGCCTATCTCGGCGCGCTGTAG
- a CDS encoding TOBE domain-containing protein codes for MSNLRIRQAAELLGVSDDTVRRWINQGTLAVSHDAAGRKVIASEDLAHFSRTNAPAPPADPLSIGSSARNRFVGLVTSVVSDKVMTQVEMQCGPFTVVSLMSTEAAEELHLRPGSVAVAVVKATTVIVETARPSTAVASD; via the coding sequence GTGTCCAACCTGCGAATTCGCCAGGCGGCTGAGCTGCTCGGCGTCAGCGACGACACCGTGCGGCGCTGGATCAACCAGGGCACATTGGCGGTCAGCCATGACGCCGCCGGCCGCAAGGTGATCGCCAGCGAGGACCTCGCCCACTTCTCCCGCACGAATGCGCCCGCCCCGCCGGCGGACCCGCTCAGCATCGGCAGCTCGGCCCGCAACCGCTTCGTCGGGCTGGTCACGTCGGTGGTCAGCGACAAGGTGATGACCCAGGTGGAGATGCAGTGCGGTCCGTTCACCGTCGTGTCGCTGATGAGCACCGAGGCCGCCGAGGAATTGCATTTGCGTCCGGGAAGCGTCGCGGTGGCCGTCGTCAAGGCCACGACCGTCATCGTCGAAACCGCGCGGCCCAGCACGGCAGTGGCGTCGGACTAG
- the mihF gene encoding integration host factor, actinobacterial type, producing the protein MALPQLTDEQRAAALEKAAAARRARAELKDRLKRGGTNLTQVLKDAETDEVLGKMKVSALLEALPKVGKVKAQEIMTELEIAPTRRLRGLGDRQRKALLEKFGS; encoded by the coding sequence GTGGCCCTTCCCCAGTTGACCGACGAGCAGCGCGCGGCCGCGTTGGAGAAGGCTGCTGCCGCACGTCGAGCGCGAGCAGAGCTCAAGGACCGCCTGAAGCGTGGCGGCACCAACCTCACCCAGGTGCTCAAGGACGCCGAGACCGACGAAGTCCTGGGCAAGATGAAGGTTTCCGCGCTTCTCGAGGCGTTGCCCAAGGTGGGCAAGGTCAAGGCGCAGGAAATCATGACTGAGTTGGAGATCGCCCCCACCCGCCGTCTGCGCGGCCTCGGCGATCGTCAGCGCAAAGCCCTGCTGGAAAAGTTCGGCTCCTAA
- the gmk gene encoding guanylate kinase: MSAGGGPDVQHGTRPEPSGPGRVVVLSGPSAVGKSTVVRCLRERVPNLHFSVSATTRAPRPGEVDGVDYHFVSPARFQQLIDEGALLEWAEIHAGLHRSGTLAEPVRAATARGLPVLIEVDLAGARAVKRAMPEALAVFLAPPSWEDLKARLIGRGTETPEAMERRLETARVEMAAQNDFDRVVVNSQLESACSELVSLLVGKAPGRHDPSGQTRNRTTSQQD; this comes from the coding sequence GTGAGCGCCGGCGGGGGACCGGACGTCCAGCACGGCACACGTCCTGAACCGTCAGGTCCCGGACGTGTGGTTGTGCTGTCCGGTCCCTCCGCGGTCGGCAAGTCAACCGTGGTCCGGTGCCTGCGCGAGCGGGTCCCGAACCTGCATTTCAGCGTGTCGGCCACGACGCGGGCGCCGCGGCCCGGCGAGGTCGACGGCGTCGATTACCACTTCGTCAGCCCCGCCCGCTTCCAGCAGCTCATCGACGAGGGCGCGCTGCTGGAGTGGGCCGAAATTCACGCGGGGCTGCACCGATCGGGCACCCTGGCCGAGCCGGTCCGGGCCGCCACAGCCCGCGGACTCCCCGTGCTGATCGAGGTTGACCTGGCCGGGGCCAGGGCGGTCAAGAGGGCGATGCCCGAGGCCTTGGCGGTCTTTCTGGCGCCGCCCAGCTGGGAGGACCTCAAGGCCAGGCTCATCGGGCGCGGCACCGAAACCCCGGAGGCCATGGAGCGGCGTCTGGAGACCGCACGCGTCGAAATGGCGGCCCAAAATGACTTCGACCGGGTGGTCGTGAACAGTCAATTGGAGTCGGCGTGCTCCGAATTGGTATCCTTGCTGGTGGGAAAAGCGCCGGGCCGGCACGACCCGTCTGGCCAGACCAGAAACCGGACCACATCCCAGCAAGATTGA
- the rpoZ gene encoding DNA-directed RNA polymerase subunit omega: protein MSIPQSDAALAAVPDRFDPSAGGPAAYDTPLGITNPPIDELLDRVSSKYALVIYAAKRARQINDYYNQLGEGILEYVGPLVEPGLQEKPLSIAMREIHSDLLEHTEGE, encoded by the coding sequence GTGAGTATTCCGCAGTCCGACGCGGCCTTGGCCGCCGTCCCCGACCGGTTCGACCCGTCCGCCGGGGGACCGGCCGCCTACGACACCCCGCTGGGCATCACCAACCCGCCCATCGACGAGCTGCTGGACCGCGTCTCGAGCAAGTACGCCCTGGTGATCTATGCCGCCAAGCGGGCCCGTCAAATCAACGACTACTACAACCAACTCGGCGAGGGCATCCTCGAATACGTGGGTCCGCTGGTCGAGCCGGGGCTGCAGGAAAAGCCGCTGTCGATCGCGATGCGCGAGATCCACAGCGACCTGCTCGAGCACACCGAGGGCGAGTAA
- the coaBC gene encoding bifunctional phosphopantothenoylcysteine decarboxylase/phosphopantothenate--cysteine ligase CoaBC, with translation MEDRNRAAKRVIVGVSGGIAAYKACTVVRQLAEAGHSVRVIPTESALRFVGAATFEALSGQPVRTGVFDDVPEVPHVQLGKEADLVVVAPATADLLARAVHGRADDLLTATLLTARCPVLFAPAMHTEMWLHPATVDNVATLRRRGAIVLEPAAGRLTGTDSGSGRLPEAEEITTLAHLLLERHDALPYDLAGCRVLVTAGGTREPVDPVRFIGNRSSGKQGYAVARVAAQRGAEVTLIAGHTAGLIDPAGVEVVHVSSAEQLGDAVAKHASEADVLVMAAAVADFRPARVAAAKIKKGPNDQEGLPTIELVRNDDVLAGAVRARAHGELPNLRAIVGFAAETGDDNGDVLFHARAKLRNKGCDLLVVNAVGDGRAFEVDNNDGWLLAADGTESALQHGSKTLMASRIVDAIAAFLHGGA, from the coding sequence GTGGAGGACCGTAATCGGGCCGCGAAAAGGGTCATCGTCGGCGTCTCCGGCGGTATCGCCGCCTACAAGGCGTGCACCGTCGTTCGTCAGCTCGCCGAGGCCGGCCATTCCGTCCGCGTCATCCCCACCGAGTCCGCGCTGCGCTTCGTCGGGGCCGCTACGTTCGAGGCGCTCTCCGGCCAGCCCGTGCGCACCGGCGTCTTCGACGACGTGCCGGAGGTTCCGCACGTCCAGCTCGGTAAGGAGGCCGACCTGGTCGTGGTGGCGCCGGCGACGGCGGACCTGCTGGCCCGGGCGGTACACGGCCGCGCCGACGACCTGCTGACCGCCACCCTGCTCACCGCGCGATGTCCGGTGCTGTTCGCGCCGGCGATGCACACCGAGATGTGGTTGCACCCGGCCACCGTGGACAACGTGGCCACGCTGCGCCGCCGCGGAGCGATAGTGCTCGAGCCCGCCGCCGGGCGCCTCACCGGCACGGACAGCGGATCGGGCCGGCTGCCCGAAGCCGAGGAGATCACCACCCTGGCCCACCTGCTGCTGGAGCGCCACGACGCGCTTCCCTACGACCTCGCCGGTTGCCGGGTGCTGGTCACCGCCGGGGGCACCCGTGAACCGGTCGACCCGGTGCGCTTCATCGGCAACCGCAGCTCCGGCAAGCAGGGCTATGCGGTGGCCCGGGTGGCCGCCCAGCGCGGCGCCGAGGTCACTCTGATCGCCGGGCATACCGCCGGGCTGATCGACCCGGCCGGCGTCGAGGTGGTCCACGTCAGCTCGGCCGAGCAACTGGGCGACGCCGTGGCCAAGCACGCATCCGAGGCGGACGTGCTGGTGATGGCCGCCGCGGTCGCCGACTTCCGGCCCGCCCGGGTCGCGGCCGCCAAGATCAAAAAGGGCCCCAATGACCAAGAGGGACTGCCCACGATCGAGCTGGTCCGCAACGACGACGTGCTGGCCGGTGCGGTGCGTGCGCGCGCCCACGGCGAGCTGCCGAACCTGCGCGCCATCGTGGGATTCGCCGCCGAGACCGGGGATGACAACGGGGACGTGCTGTTTCACGCCCGGGCGAAGCTGCGCAACAAGGGCTGCGACCTGTTGGTCGTCAACGCGGTGGGCGACGGCCGGGCCTTCGAGGTGGACAACAACGACGGCTGGCTGCTGGCGGCCGACGGTACCGAGTCGGCGCTGCAGCACGGCTCCAAGACATTGATGGCCAGTCGTATCGTGGATGCGATCGCCGCATTCCTGCACGGCGGCGCGTAA
- the metK gene encoding methionine adenosyltransferase produces MSEKGRLFTSESVTEGHPDKICDAISDSVLDALLAQDPRSRVAVETLVTTGQVHVVGEVTTTAKEAFADITNTVRERILEIGYDSSEKGFDGETCGVNIGIGRQSPDIAQGVDTAHETRVEGAADPLDLQGAGDQGLMFGYAINDTPERMPLPIALAHRLSRKLTEVRKNGTLPYLRPDGKTQVTIEYEDDVPVRLDTVVVSTQHADGIDLEKTLDPDIRQHVLKTVLDELAHDTLDSSATRVLVNPTGKFVLGGPMGDAGLTGRKIIVDTYGGWARHGGGAFSGKDPSKVDRSAAYAMRWVAKNIVAAGLAERVEVQVAYAIGKAAPVGLFIETFGTATVDPVKIEKIVPEVFDLRPGAIIRDLDLLRPIYAQTAAYGHFGRTDIELPWEQLNKVDDLKRAI; encoded by the coding sequence GTGAGCGAAAAGGGTCGCCTGTTTACCAGTGAGTCGGTGACTGAGGGACATCCCGACAAGATCTGTGACGCGATCAGCGACTCGGTCCTCGACGCCCTGCTGGCGCAGGACCCCCGCTCACGTGTCGCGGTCGAGACGCTGGTCACCACCGGACAGGTGCATGTGGTGGGTGAGGTGACGACGACGGCCAAAGAGGCGTTCGCCGACATCACCAACACGGTTCGCGAGCGCATCCTCGAGATCGGCTACGACTCGTCCGAGAAAGGGTTCGACGGCGAGACCTGCGGCGTGAACATCGGCATCGGCCGTCAGTCGCCCGACATCGCCCAGGGCGTGGACACCGCACACGAGACGCGTGTCGAGGGCGCCGCCGACCCGCTGGACCTGCAGGGCGCCGGCGACCAGGGCCTGATGTTCGGCTACGCGATCAACGACACCCCCGAGCGGATGCCGCTGCCGATCGCGCTGGCGCACCGGCTGTCGCGGAAGCTGACCGAGGTCCGCAAGAACGGCACGCTGCCCTACCTGCGGCCGGACGGCAAGACGCAGGTCACCATCGAGTACGAGGACGACGTGCCCGTCCGGCTGGACACCGTGGTGGTCTCCACCCAGCACGCCGACGGCATCGACCTGGAAAAGACGCTGGATCCCGACATCCGCCAGCACGTGCTCAAGACCGTGCTCGACGAGCTGGCGCACGACACCCTGGACTCGTCGGCGACGCGGGTGCTGGTCAACCCGACCGGCAAGTTCGTCCTCGGCGGCCCGATGGGCGACGCCGGTTTGACCGGCCGCAAGATCATCGTCGACACCTACGGCGGCTGGGCGCGGCACGGCGGCGGCGCCTTCTCCGGAAAGGATCCGTCCAAGGTGGACCGGTCGGCGGCCTACGCAATGCGCTGGGTGGCCAAGAACATCGTCGCCGCCGGGCTGGCGGAGCGGGTCGAAGTGCAGGTGGCCTACGCCATCGGCAAGGCCGCCCCGGTCGGGCTGTTCATCGAGACGTTCGGCACCGCGACGGTCGACCCGGTCAAGATCGAGAAGATCGTCCCGGAGGTGTTCGATTTGCGGCCCGGCGCGATCATCCGCGACCTGGACCTGCTGCGCCCGATCTACGCGCAGACCGCCGCCTACGGGCACTTCGGCCGCACCGACATCGAACTGCCCTGGGAGCAGCTCAACAAGGTCGACGACCTCAAGCGCGCGATCTAG